In a genomic window of Planctomycetaceae bacterium:
- a CDS encoding sugar nucleotide-binding protein, with protein sequence MIVLLGGTGFVGTAIQKSLMKRGLAVEVISRRLLDYTDEGALTACLRDLRPEFLINAAGYTGRPNVDACEVNKTPCLEGNAVLPGVIRAACDRENIPWGHVSSGCIFTGRRPDGTGFTENDPANFTFRQNNCSFYSGCKALGEEILNGTENCYIWRLRIPFNQVDSPRNYISKLIRYDRLLNAENSLSHLNEFADCCVESWMMRIPFGVYNLTNPGSITTQEVVNRIQRHGLTDKSFQFFNSESDFMQKAAVAPRSNCVLDSSKAVSAGLPLSPIDEALEKALRHWQTAS encoded by the coding sequence ATGATTGTATTGTTAGGAGGCACTGGCTTTGTTGGAACAGCAATTCAAAAGAGTCTGATGAAGCGCGGTCTTGCGGTCGAGGTGATTTCGAGAAGATTGCTGGACTACACGGATGAAGGTGCCCTGACCGCCTGTTTACGCGACCTCCGCCCTGAATTTCTGATCAATGCTGCGGGTTATACAGGTCGTCCGAATGTTGATGCCTGTGAAGTCAATAAGACGCCATGCCTCGAAGGAAATGCCGTGCTGCCCGGCGTCATTCGTGCGGCTTGTGATCGCGAAAACATCCCCTGGGGCCACGTCAGTTCCGGGTGCATCTTTACCGGACGGAGGCCCGATGGCACCGGATTCACAGAGAACGACCCTGCAAACTTCACGTTCCGGCAGAACAACTGCAGTTTCTATTCCGGCTGCAAAGCCCTGGGAGAAGAGATACTGAATGGAACAGAGAACTGCTACATCTGGAGACTACGCATCCCGTTCAATCAGGTAGATTCTCCACGCAATTACATTTCGAAACTGATCCGATATGATCGCCTGTTGAACGCAGAGAACAGTCTTTCCCACCTGAATGAATTCGCCGACTGCTGTGTCGAAAGCTGGATGATGAGGATCCCGTTTGGTGTCTACAACCTTACCAATCCGGGCAGCATCACAACTCAGGAAGTGGTCAACCGTATCCAAAGGCATGGCTTGACCGACAAATCGTTCCAGTTCTTCAACTCCGAATCTGATTTCATGCAGAAGGCCGCAGTTGCCCCGCGATCAAACTGCGTTCTCGACAGTTCGAAAGCTGTCTCGGCAGGACTTCCGCTGAGCCCGATCGATGAAGCCCTGGAGAAAGCTCTGAGACACTGGCAAACCGCCAGCTGA
- a CDS encoding transcription termination/antitermination NusG family protein, whose product MPILSKEPEVFPDDLLDGKFQLDPDQNWFAMYTLARREKELVRQLRQKKVSHYLPLAPSRKRSPSGRIRTSFLPLFTGYVFVRGTDADRYEAVCTGCISRCLDVTEPEQLFEDLRRIRILSREGEDLRPEPKPVVGRQAVLKTGAMAGARGIVTKVNDQHRLTVVVRFMQQGASVLIDEADVELLD is encoded by the coding sequence ATGCCGATCCTTTCGAAGGAGCCGGAAGTTTTTCCAGATGATCTGCTGGATGGCAAATTTCAGCTGGATCCGGATCAAAACTGGTTCGCAATGTACACCCTGGCGCGCCGCGAGAAGGAATTGGTGCGCCAGTTGCGCCAAAAGAAGGTCTCACACTACCTGCCTTTAGCTCCGTCCCGGAAACGGTCCCCATCCGGCAGAATTCGAACCAGTTTTCTGCCGCTGTTTACGGGTTACGTTTTCGTTCGCGGCACGGACGCTGACCGATACGAAGCTGTTTGCACAGGTTGCATCTCTCGTTGTCTTGACGTGACTGAGCCTGAGCAATTGTTTGAGGATCTGCGGCGAATTCGGATTCTCAGCCGGGAAGGCGAAGATCTGCGTCCGGAACCCAAGCCTGTCGTCGGGCGTCAGGCTGTCCTGAAGACAGGTGCCATGGCAGGTGCCAGAGGTATCGTAACAAAAGTCAATGATCAGCACCGGCTGACGGTTGTCGTGCGATTCATGCAGCAGGGCGCTTCGGTGCTGATTGATGAAGCAGATGTCGAGCTGCTGGATTGA